From a region of the Hymenobacter jejuensis genome:
- a CDS encoding glycoside hydrolase family 16 protein, with product MNIQLFQGAGSLNLRVSVLLALSLASCTEVKPKNIPAPTPGVPVVNQEARDYAQYTDLIWSDEFGDGTLDLTKWAYEQGGGGWGNNELENYTTSPDNVFLAGGNLVIQAIRQQSGGNAYTSGRLVTKGKQSFQYGRIDVRAKVPKGKGVWPAIWMLGSDIDQNNWPVCGEIDIMELRGSKPREMLSTMHYGTSSADHRYKGTTQTLATDLSDNFHIFSVVRSRDQMRFFLDGQQYYTFTSGDASPYPFNNPFFVILNVAVGGNFDGNPDATTTFPQQMQVDYVRYYQYK from the coding sequence ATGAATATTCAGCTCTTTCAAGGTGCTGGTAGTCTGAATCTTAGGGTCAGCGTTTTGCTGGCCCTAAGTCTGGCTTCCTGTACCGAAGTCAAGCCCAAAAACATTCCGGCGCCCACTCCCGGGGTTCCCGTCGTCAACCAAGAAGCCCGCGACTACGCGCAGTACACCGACCTGATCTGGAGCGACGAGTTTGGCGACGGCACCCTCGACCTTACCAAATGGGCGTATGAGCAGGGTGGCGGCGGCTGGGGCAACAACGAGCTTGAGAATTATACCACCTCGCCGGACAACGTATTTCTGGCGGGCGGCAACTTGGTCATTCAAGCCATTAGGCAGCAGTCGGGCGGCAACGCCTACACCTCCGGAAGACTGGTTACCAAGGGCAAGCAAAGCTTTCAGTACGGCCGCATTGATGTGCGTGCCAAGGTCCCCAAAGGCAAAGGCGTATGGCCGGCTATCTGGATGCTGGGCTCGGATATCGACCAGAACAACTGGCCGGTATGCGGCGAAATCGACATCATGGAGCTGCGCGGTAGCAAGCCTAGGGAGATGCTTTCTACCATGCACTACGGCACTAGTTCGGCCGATCACCGCTACAAAGGCACGACGCAAACGCTGGCCACTGACCTGTCTGATAACTTCCACATTTTCAGCGTGGTACGCAGCCGAGATCAGATGCGCTTCTTCCTCGATGGGCAACAGTACTACACGTTCACGAGCGGCGATGCCAGTCCGTATCCGTTCAATAACCCCTTCTTCGTCATTCTGAACGTGGCTGTTGGGGGCAACTTCGATGGCAACCCCGATGCCACTACCACTTTCCCGCAGCAGATGCAGGTAGACTACGTGCGCTATTATCAATACAAATAG
- a CDS encoding 7TM diverse intracellular signaling domain-containing protein, which translates to MREVYYYYLKTSAAGWLGSWRWRLFGVLLLAAQPAMAAGAPPREDTLRVNRHIAEIFFQPGMYSVLEDPTNRLTIQEVASPALRSRFSRFDDECRCIQNPKFTYWLRLTVRNTDSSPQERWYWEVFDSHIENVAFFRTEPQGSYDSLVTGAALPFRSRAVLFKNFLFALNLQPGQTQTYYVRLHSDAKNSFRGLLRSEKDLPQDAQDNYILFGCFYGVLLIMMVYNFGLYLFMRERTYLHYVLYVLCCSLMFLSDDGLGFQYLWPGLPGLNRIINPSAPFFLLVALSFYSRSFLATAEHLPRHDKWIRIVAAGTVAVLLLDTLVLRTSFLYWLYLAPYILIYSAAWRVYKQGVRSARFFVAAHTLICLGVLFHVTRRVGVNFLNGPFTVYSMYSAFMVEVAVLSYALGEKIKAIREATFKAQARLVKQLQKKHHAQALLMEQLRQNQELKDQLNTELEAQVVRRTEELQRQSETIAAQNHELLQANGLLALQSAAIEKLNADLQRDLQQVKAARVLSKEVDFGEFSQIYPDKEACLRYLADLKWAKGYQCRKCGHEKYCDGREEYARRCTRCRYVESATANTILQKCKFSIIKAFYAVFLIYAHKGSYSSQELSRVLELRQGTCWNFSQKVVEAIRRRRAAPDFDENEDWTRILLDATGAIEEDATSMAMELAEPN; encoded by the coding sequence AAAAACCAGCGCCGCCGGCTGGTTGGGTTCTTGGCGGTGGAGATTATTTGGGGTGTTGCTGCTAGCCGCTCAGCCGGCAATGGCCGCCGGGGCGCCGCCGCGAGAAGATACCCTACGCGTAAACCGACACATCGCGGAGATTTTCTTTCAGCCCGGCATGTATAGCGTGCTGGAAGACCCAACGAATCGGCTTACTATTCAAGAAGTTGCAAGCCCGGCTCTCCGCTCGCGCTTCAGCCGCTTCGACGACGAATGCCGCTGCATCCAGAATCCCAAATTCACTTACTGGCTCCGGCTGACGGTGCGCAACACCGATTCTTCGCCACAGGAAAGGTGGTATTGGGAGGTGTTCGATTCGCACATTGAAAACGTAGCTTTCTTTCGAACTGAACCGCAGGGCAGCTATGATAGCCTCGTGACGGGCGCGGCCCTGCCTTTCCGGAGCCGGGCAGTGCTGTTTAAAAACTTCCTGTTTGCCCTGAATCTGCAGCCCGGCCAGACGCAAACCTATTACGTACGCCTGCACTCCGACGCCAAAAACAGCTTTCGGGGACTGTTGCGCAGTGAGAAAGACTTACCACAGGACGCTCAGGACAACTACATTCTGTTTGGTTGTTTCTACGGCGTGCTGCTCATCATGATGGTCTACAACTTTGGGTTGTACCTTTTCATGCGCGAGCGAACGTACCTGCACTACGTGCTGTATGTGCTGTGTTGCAGCCTCATGTTTTTATCCGACGACGGCCTGGGCTTTCAATACCTGTGGCCAGGGCTGCCGGGACTCAACCGCATCATCAATCCCAGTGCGCCCTTCTTTTTGTTGGTGGCCCTAAGCTTCTATTCGCGCAGCTTTTTGGCCACCGCCGAACACCTGCCTCGCCACGATAAATGGATTCGGATTGTGGCAGCAGGTACTGTGGCGGTGTTACTGCTCGATACGCTTGTGTTGCGTACGTCCTTCCTGTACTGGCTTTACCTAGCGCCCTATATCCTGATTTATTCGGCAGCGTGGCGCGTCTACAAACAGGGCGTGCGCTCTGCACGGTTTTTCGTGGCGGCGCATACTCTGATTTGTTTGGGGGTGCTATTTCACGTTACCAGAAGGGTAGGGGTTAACTTTTTGAATGGTCCTTTCACCGTGTATAGCATGTATTCGGCTTTCATGGTGGAAGTAGCAGTGCTTTCGTACGCGCTGGGCGAGAAGATCAAGGCCATTCGAGAAGCTACTTTCAAGGCGCAGGCCCGTTTGGTGAAGCAATTGCAGAAGAAGCACCACGCGCAAGCGTTGCTGATGGAGCAACTGCGTCAGAATCAAGAGCTTAAAGATCAGTTGAATACGGAACTGGAGGCTCAGGTAGTGCGCCGTACCGAGGAGTTGCAACGCCAAAGTGAAACCATTGCCGCCCAAAACCATGAGCTGTTGCAAGCCAACGGGCTTCTGGCTCTGCAATCGGCCGCCATCGAAAAGCTCAATGCTGATTTGCAACGCGATTTGCAGCAAGTGAAAGCTGCGCGGGTGCTATCGAAGGAAGTCGATTTTGGCGAGTTCAGCCAAATTTACCCCGATAAAGAGGCGTGCCTGCGCTACTTAGCTGACTTAAAGTGGGCCAAAGGCTACCAGTGCCGCAAATGTGGCCACGAAAAATACTGCGATGGCCGCGAAGAATATGCTCGCCGTTGCACACGGTGTCGCTACGTAGAATCGGCGACGGCCAACACCATATTACAGAAGTGTAAGTTTTCCATAATCAAGGCTTTCTACGCAGTGTTTCTCATCTACGCGCACAAAGGGAGTTACTCCTCGCAAGAGCTTTCGCGGGTGCTGGAGCTGCGGCAAGGCACTTGTTGGAACTTCAGCCAGAAGGTAGTAGAAGCCATCCGCCGCCGCCGGGCTGCTCCTGATTTCGACGAAAACGAAGACTGGACCCGCATTCTGCTCGATGCCACCGGGGCTATTGAAGAAGACGCCACTAGCATGGCGATGGAACTAGCTGAACCTAATTGA
- a CDS encoding PKD domain-containing protein, with the protein MKNIWNKAACLLLASPLLFTACEKNDSGTLEGAVPQTDFTTTIKPVGLTTEVTFTSTNADAFLYQWSFGDGSVGTGKTVTHVYKKSGTVKAQLITAYRGGTSLSAVKDVVLPQNIDFVKQLLTGSGSKTWMLNKAADAAIVVGTEGNPSEYYAGGKANTLPDCQADDEYTFTSAGVFTYDAKAETFVAGGGGCQAPRSGTSEFTFGPATGQGFAMFEFKKAGTFIGVTDAPDLTYRIIDISDKSMLLRAGKPGGTVFQMKLVPKP; encoded by the coding sequence ATGAAAAATATTTGGAACAAGGCGGCTTGTTTACTTCTTGCAAGTCCGCTGCTTTTTACTGCCTGCGAAAAGAATGACTCAGGCACGCTGGAAGGGGCCGTGCCTCAAACGGATTTCACGACCACCATCAAGCCAGTAGGCCTTACGACGGAAGTTACTTTTACCAGCACCAACGCCGATGCCTTTCTGTACCAGTGGTCATTTGGTGATGGCTCTGTAGGAACGGGCAAAACGGTAACGCACGTCTATAAAAAGAGCGGCACCGTGAAGGCCCAGCTCATCACGGCATACCGCGGCGGCACCAGCCTTTCGGCTGTGAAGGACGTCGTACTGCCGCAGAACATTGACTTCGTAAAGCAGCTGCTGACGGGCTCTGGCTCCAAAACCTGGATGCTCAATAAAGCCGCGGACGCCGCCATCGTGGTGGGCACCGAAGGCAACCCTTCGGAATACTATGCCGGTGGAAAGGCCAACACGTTGCCCGACTGCCAAGCCGACGACGAGTACACCTTCACCAGTGCCGGTGTGTTTACTTACGATGCAAAGGCTGAGACCTTCGTAGCAGGCGGCGGAGGCTGCCAGGCTCCCCGCTCCGGCACGTCAGAGTTTACGTTTGGGCCGGCTACCGGCCAGGGCTTTGCCATGTTTGAGTTCAAGAAAGCCGGCACATTCATCGGCGTGACGGATGCGCCCGACCTGACGTACCGCATCATCGACATCAGTGACAAGAGTATGCTGCTACGAGCCGGAAAGCCGGGTGGCACCGTGTTTCAGATGAAGTTGGTGCCGAAGCCATAA
- a CDS encoding RagB/SusD family nutrient uptake outer membrane protein, with protein sequence MSISKYTTGAFLLSLGLLTSCGEKFLAETPSEQVTDANFYKTQTDAVQATLAVYSELTKEGQYNAALWGMDIMADVSTTGGGGGSDGIEYTQLDDYNIPTTNFVATRLWQGSFIGIQRANIVLQKVPAITNIDPVIQKRCLGEAQFLRAKFYFDLVRAFGDVPLFTAPPTSPEAVNIPRTPVAQVYSQIEKDLTDAIGNLPGSYSGADLGRATKWAATGLLAKVYITEGKKTEAAQRAREVITGSGKSLWANYGDNFKVENDNGKESLFEVQFVNGKNGYDRNSVGSSMNEFFGPRGSGLTPAGGGYGFNIPEPDFVAGYEPGDTRKAVTIWAPGDKGPDNWVEPASLPGSPFGFSCKKWFVGKVNTNIWDSPLNVPVLRLAEMYLILAEAVGNTPEGLTAINTVRRRAGLPDLTASTPNFTDAVLKERLYELAFEFDRWFDLKRTGKLIPRMTEHSAYLATLGIKRGVPTATNLVLPIPQSELDANPGLTQNPGY encoded by the coding sequence ATGTCTATTTCAAAATATACCACCGGCGCCTTCCTGCTCTCGCTGGGATTGCTGACCAGTTGCGGCGAAAAATTTCTGGCGGAAACTCCCTCGGAACAAGTAACGGACGCCAACTTTTACAAGACCCAGACCGATGCAGTACAGGCTACGCTGGCTGTGTACAGTGAACTGACCAAAGAAGGCCAGTATAACGCGGCGCTGTGGGGCATGGACATCATGGCCGACGTGTCTACTACAGGCGGTGGCGGCGGCAGTGACGGCATCGAGTACACGCAGCTCGACGACTACAACATCCCGACGACCAACTTCGTGGCCACGCGCCTCTGGCAAGGCTCTTTCATCGGCATTCAGCGCGCCAACATCGTGTTGCAGAAAGTGCCGGCCATCACGAACATTGATCCGGTTATTCAGAAGCGGTGCCTAGGCGAAGCTCAGTTTCTGCGCGCCAAATTCTACTTTGACTTGGTTCGCGCCTTCGGGGACGTGCCGTTGTTTACGGCGCCGCCTACCAGCCCAGAGGCTGTGAATATTCCTCGTACGCCTGTTGCGCAGGTATATTCCCAAATTGAAAAGGACCTGACCGACGCCATTGGCAATCTGCCAGGGTCATACAGCGGGGCCGATTTAGGCCGGGCTACCAAGTGGGCAGCTACCGGTTTGTTGGCCAAGGTGTACATCACCGAAGGAAAGAAAACCGAAGCCGCCCAGCGGGCTCGCGAAGTCATTACGGGCTCGGGCAAAAGCCTGTGGGCCAACTACGGCGACAACTTCAAAGTAGAGAATGACAACGGCAAAGAATCGCTGTTTGAAGTGCAGTTCGTTAATGGCAAAAACGGCTACGACCGTAATAGCGTCGGTTCTTCCATGAACGAGTTCTTCGGCCCGCGCGGGTCTGGCCTCACGCCTGCGGGCGGCGGCTACGGCTTCAACATCCCGGAGCCCGACTTCGTGGCCGGCTATGAGCCTGGTGATACGCGCAAAGCCGTAACCATCTGGGCGCCTGGTGATAAAGGCCCCGACAACTGGGTAGAGCCGGCAAGCTTACCCGGCTCACCGTTTGGCTTCAGCTGCAAGAAGTGGTTTGTGGGCAAGGTCAATACCAACATTTGGGACTCGCCGCTGAACGTACCGGTACTGCGCCTGGCTGAAATGTATCTCATTCTGGCTGAAGCAGTTGGCAATACGCCGGAAGGCCTTACTGCCATCAACACGGTGCGTCGTCGCGCTGGCTTGCCCGACCTGACGGCCTCTACGCCCAACTTCACGGATGCCGTACTCAAGGAGCGCCTCTACGAACTGGCTTTCGAATTCGACCGCTGGTTTGACCTCAAGCGTACAGGCAAGCTGATTCCGCGCATGACGGAACACTCCGCTTACCTGGCTACGCTGGGCATCAAGCGCGGGGTGCCCACGGCGACCAATTTGGTGCTGCCGATTCCGCAATCGGAACTCGATGCCAACCCCGGCCTGACGCAGAACCCCGGTTACTAA
- a CDS encoding Gfo/Idh/MocA family oxidoreductase, with protein sequence MTNAIQTGLLAYGMSGRLFQAPFVAAHPGFQLRAVTERHQKKAQHDYPDIISYTSVEELLQDPEIELIIVNTPSYTHFDLAMQALRAGKHVLVEKPLTASLAETQALYQLSREVGKQVFPYQNRRWDSDFLAVKQVIESGQLGRLFEVNFRYDRYKSTLNPKPFKEHPVPGSGLPYDLGPHLIDQVISLFGKPLKSHKAVGMYRAGTRIQDYFSIRLLYPDQLHVTVTSGLLVAQPVPAFVAHGTQGSFLKQRADVQEAQLDKALSPLAPSYGLEEAGMEGQLTLVGANDAKTTTAVPSGKGDYMHLFEAVYQAIRNNAPYPITEEHMLWQSALLEQKADE encoded by the coding sequence ATGACGAACGCAATTCAAACCGGCTTGCTCGCCTACGGAATGTCGGGCAGATTATTTCAGGCGCCTTTTGTGGCGGCGCACCCTGGCTTTCAGTTGAGAGCCGTCACCGAACGCCACCAGAAAAAAGCGCAACACGATTATCCTGACATTATCAGTTACACCAGCGTAGAGGAATTATTACAAGATCCTGAAATAGAGCTTATTATCGTCAACACTCCCAGCTACACGCACTTCGACCTTGCGATGCAGGCTTTGCGGGCAGGCAAGCACGTGCTGGTCGAGAAGCCTCTCACTGCCTCCCTGGCCGAAACCCAGGCGCTGTACCAATTGAGCCGGGAGGTGGGCAAGCAGGTATTTCCCTACCAAAACCGGCGGTGGGACAGCGACTTTCTGGCGGTAAAGCAAGTCATCGAAAGCGGGCAACTGGGCCGCCTGTTCGAAGTGAATTTCCGCTACGACCGCTACAAATCAACCCTAAATCCTAAGCCATTTAAAGAACACCCGGTGCCCGGCAGTGGGTTGCCCTACGACCTAGGCCCGCACCTTATCGATCAGGTAATCAGCCTATTTGGCAAGCCGCTGAAAAGCCACAAAGCCGTAGGCATGTACCGCGCCGGAACTCGCATCCAAGATTATTTCTCGATCCGCCTGCTGTACCCCGATCAGCTGCACGTCACGGTTACGTCGGGCTTGCTGGTGGCCCAACCAGTGCCGGCTTTTGTGGCGCACGGCACGCAGGGCAGTTTCCTCAAGCAACGCGCCGACGTGCAGGAAGCGCAACTCGATAAAGCCCTTTCGCCTCTGGCTCCTAGCTACGGCCTGGAAGAAGCCGGTATGGAAGGCCAACTAACGCTGGTGGGCGCCAACGACGCCAAAACAACCACCGCCGTACCGTCGGGCAAAGGCGACTACATGCACTTGTTCGAGGCTGTGTACCAAGCGATTCGCAACAACGCCCCCTACCCCATCACCGAGGAGCACATGCTGTGGCAGAGTGCCTTGCTTGAACAAAAAGCCGATGAGTAG
- a CDS encoding DEAD/DEAH box helicase: protein MKFNEFNLHDDLLAGVDAMNYLNATPIQEQAIPKIIDGKDLIACAQTGTGKTAAYLIPLLDKISHARHDHTSTLILVPTRELAKQIDEQVEGFGYFVNATSTAIYGGGKSEGWEQQKRALTTGADIIIATPGRLIAHMQMGYVKFDKIDYLVLDEADKMLDMGFSDDILNIVRQLPKKRQTLLFSATMPNKIREFSQQILQDPEEIRLAVSKPAAGIDQQLYMAFDHQKIHVLEHLLKTQEVQSMVLFTSQKAAVGGIVRAINKLGYVAKGISSDRTQEEREVMMREFKNKQFPILVATDVLSRGIDIDNLTHVVNYDIPRAAEDYVHRIGRTARAATTGTAITFISDQDQDRVIKIEKLIERELEKRAITEELGLGPAPEFDPKRFSGLHGKGRGINGRSGGGSRDGRPRREGDKRREGGEQRRDSRGPRRESRPAPTAAENGTVAVAPSDEQAAPVSADARPPRAPRPHNGEPRPEGEQAARRRKRGGRSRGPRPEGAAGAETKPAEAPAAAQASE from the coding sequence TTGAAGTTTAACGAATTTAATCTCCACGACGACCTGCTGGCTGGCGTGGATGCGATGAACTACCTGAACGCCACGCCCATTCAGGAGCAGGCGATACCGAAGATTATCGACGGCAAAGACCTCATCGCCTGCGCTCAGACCGGCACCGGCAAAACAGCGGCTTATCTGATTCCGCTGCTCGACAAGATATCACACGCCCGGCACGACCACACCAGCACCCTCATTTTAGTGCCGACGCGCGAGCTGGCCAAGCAGATTGATGAGCAGGTAGAAGGATTTGGCTACTTTGTAAATGCCACTAGCACAGCCATTTATGGCGGCGGCAAAAGCGAAGGCTGGGAACAGCAAAAACGCGCCCTCACCACGGGCGCCGACATTATTATTGCCACACCGGGCCGCCTAATTGCGCACATGCAAATGGGCTATGTGAAGTTCGACAAAATCGACTACTTGGTGTTGGACGAGGCCGATAAGATGCTCGACATGGGCTTCTCGGACGACATCCTGAACATTGTGCGTCAGCTGCCCAAGAAGCGCCAGACGCTGCTGTTTTCGGCCACCATGCCCAACAAGATCCGTGAGTTTTCGCAGCAGATTCTGCAAGACCCCGAAGAGATTCGGTTGGCGGTTTCCAAGCCGGCGGCCGGCATCGACCAGCAACTGTACATGGCGTTTGATCACCAGAAAATTCATGTACTGGAGCATTTGCTCAAAACCCAGGAAGTGCAAAGCATGGTGCTGTTTACGTCGCAGAAAGCGGCGGTGGGCGGCATCGTAAGGGCCATCAACAAGCTGGGCTACGTGGCCAAGGGCATTTCCTCGGACCGCACGCAGGAAGAGCGCGAGGTGATGATGCGCGAGTTTAAGAACAAGCAATTTCCGATTCTGGTGGCTACCGACGTGCTGTCGCGCGGCATCGACATCGACAACCTCACCCATGTGGTGAACTACGATATTCCGCGCGCCGCCGAAGATTACGTACACCGTATCGGCCGCACGGCCCGCGCCGCGACTACTGGCACGGCCATTACGTTCATCTCCGACCAAGACCAGGATCGTGTTATCAAGATCGAAAAGCTCATTGAGCGCGAACTGGAAAAACGCGCCATTACCGAAGAGCTCGGCCTCGGACCGGCACCCGAATTTGATCCAAAGCGCTTCAGCGGCTTGCATGGCAAAGGCCGGGGCATCAACGGCCGCAGTGGTGGCGGCTCGCGTGACGGCCGCCCACGGCGGGAAGGCGACAAGCGACGCGAAGGTGGCGAGCAACGGCGCGACAGCCGTGGCCCCCGCCGCGAAAGCCGCCCGGCCCCGACAGCGGCCGAAAATGGCACCGTAGCCGTAGCGCCCTCTGATGAGCAAGCTGCCCCCGTTTCTGCCGATGCTCGGCCGCCTCGTGCCCCTCGCCCGCACAACGGTGAGCCACGGCCCGAAGGTGAGCAGGCGGCCCGCCGGCGTAAGCGCGGCGGTCGCAGCCGCGGCCCGCGTCCGGAAGGCGCTGCCGGTGCCGAAACCAAGCCAGCGGAAGCTCCAGCAGCTGCACAAGCATCTGAATAG
- a CDS encoding SusC/RagA family TonB-linked outer membrane protein: MMQNSYKHLLTRRAIWLAACGLPVAVAPVVGAPRLPLVPLVERPTLADVTVSGRVTQTNGEALPGVTIVVKGTTQGASTDANGRFTLSAPEGSTLIFSYVGFMRKEVPVTSATTDFNVVLAEDTQALNEVVVVGYGTQERGSVTGAISSISGQELKRQPVADVTQAMQGKVSGVTITSNGGAPGGAAGTSVRVRGITSNGNNQPLYIIDGFPMAQSSESQLNAISPNDIESIDVLKDASATAIYGVRAANGVVIITTKRGKAGKTNINLDAYRGVNTVIRKLDLLNAQEYAVINNESRIAGGLPIVLDKLRDPAALGEGTDWQDVMFRRAKVQNYSLSATGGSESARFAISGTYFQQDGTILGSNYERFTLRANGDAQLNKVFKMGTSIQLTHSSDRQVTTNDGEYGTLQQLLRIPAIVPAYRPDGNFYDTNAAYDNFIEENPLATATLNNQRYNLNRAITTLFAELEPVKGLRFRTNVGADLFFDNFNSFRPTVPQLVTPERTYTSRYSTASANANSSYAPTYLIENTATYDHLFADKHQVTLLLGQSAQEFNYSNVSASRQGYLRNDLQTINAGPNNTLQSNGGTINPPQRLASYFGRINYEFAGKYLFQAIARYDGSSVFPPGEKFGFFPGVSAGWRISEEPFLKGSSAVSNLKLRAGYGKVGNPLNAGRFAYLYAINFGITYPLGQDGTLNTGGAPTRLANPNLRWETNNQTNIGLDLGFMQNRFEASIDLYNRSSPNLIAPIPVSYVSGTYESINSNAASAYNRGIDFSLTSHNVQGSGDALSWTTTLNLSAYKTKLESLGAGLPYNGPNTLSGYGIVRYDVGYPFNSFYGFVADGLFQTADEVTAAPKQQAGTAPGDIRFKDLNGDGVITAADRRFIGNPNPDFTYGITNTLGYKGFDLSFFIQGSQGNEIYNLNKYLTESALYGSFSGGTRLLNRWTGPGTSTDVPRAINGDPNGNLRTSTYFIEDGSYVRLKNITIGYTLPRSIMSRLSATQFRLYVTAQNLVTLTKYSGYDPEVSSTGIDRGIYPQSRTLLGGVSIGF, encoded by the coding sequence ATGATGCAAAATTCCTACAAACATCTCCTGACTCGACGAGCCATCTGGCTGGCCGCCTGTGGGTTGCCAGTTGCGGTGGCACCCGTTGTGGGGGCACCTCGGCTCCCATTAGTGCCACTTGTTGAGCGGCCGACCCTAGCCGATGTGACGGTTTCGGGCCGCGTTACCCAGACCAACGGCGAAGCGCTCCCCGGCGTGACCATCGTGGTAAAGGGCACGACCCAAGGCGCGTCTACCGATGCCAACGGACGGTTTACTCTTTCAGCCCCGGAGGGCAGCACGCTGATTTTCAGCTATGTAGGCTTTATGCGGAAAGAAGTGCCCGTAACCAGCGCTACCACCGATTTCAACGTAGTACTGGCCGAAGACACGCAGGCGCTGAACGAAGTGGTAGTCGTAGGCTACGGTACCCAGGAGCGCGGCAGCGTAACGGGTGCGATTTCTTCCATAAGCGGGCAAGAGCTTAAGCGTCAGCCGGTTGCTGACGTAACCCAAGCGATGCAGGGCAAGGTTTCAGGCGTAACTATTACCTCTAACGGCGGAGCGCCGGGTGGCGCTGCCGGCACGTCGGTGCGGGTGCGCGGTATAACCTCCAACGGCAACAACCAGCCGCTTTACATTATCGATGGCTTTCCAATGGCGCAAAGCAGCGAAAGCCAGCTGAACGCAATCAGCCCGAACGACATTGAGTCGATTGACGTGCTGAAAGATGCCTCGGCCACCGCTATTTACGGGGTGCGGGCCGCCAACGGCGTAGTGATTATCACTACGAAGCGGGGCAAAGCCGGCAAGACGAACATCAATCTGGACGCCTACCGTGGTGTGAACACGGTAATACGTAAGCTGGATTTACTGAATGCACAGGAGTACGCCGTCATCAACAACGAAAGCCGCATTGCGGGCGGCCTGCCCATCGTGCTGGATAAGCTACGCGATCCGGCAGCTTTGGGCGAAGGTACTGACTGGCAGGATGTTATGTTTCGTCGGGCCAAAGTGCAGAACTATTCGCTTTCGGCCACGGGTGGCAGCGAGAGCGCGCGCTTCGCAATTTCTGGCACCTATTTTCAGCAGGACGGCACCATTCTGGGCTCCAACTACGAGCGCTTCACCCTGCGTGCGAACGGCGATGCGCAGTTGAACAAGGTGTTCAAGATGGGTACCAGCATTCAGCTCACGCACTCATCGGACCGGCAGGTTACGACCAACGACGGCGAATACGGCACCTTGCAGCAACTGCTGCGCATTCCGGCCATTGTGCCCGCTTATCGTCCCGATGGTAATTTCTACGATACCAACGCGGCGTACGATAACTTTATCGAGGAGAACCCACTGGCAACCGCTACCCTAAACAATCAGCGCTACAACCTCAACCGGGCCATCACTACGCTGTTCGCTGAGCTGGAGCCTGTGAAAGGCCTGCGTTTCCGTACCAACGTGGGGGCTGACCTGTTCTTCGACAACTTCAACTCATTCCGGCCTACCGTACCTCAATTGGTAACGCCCGAACGCACGTATACTTCGCGCTACTCAACGGCCAGCGCCAATGCTAACTCCAGCTACGCGCCGACCTACCTGATCGAGAATACGGCTACCTACGATCATCTCTTCGCCGATAAGCACCAAGTGACCCTTCTGCTTGGGCAGTCGGCTCAGGAATTCAACTACAGCAACGTATCGGCTAGCCGCCAAGGGTACCTGCGCAACGACTTGCAGACCATCAACGCGGGCCCCAACAACACGTTGCAGTCCAACGGCGGTACCATTAACCCGCCTCAGCGTTTGGCCAGCTACTTCGGTCGTATCAACTACGAGTTTGCCGGTAAGTATCTGTTCCAGGCCATCGCTCGGTACGACGGTTCTTCGGTATTTCCTCCGGGCGAGAAGTTTGGCTTCTTCCCGGGTGTATCGGCCGGTTGGCGCATTTCGGAAGAACCTTTTCTGAAGGGTAGTTCTGCTGTTAGCAACCTGAAGCTGCGGGCCGGCTACGGCAAAGTAGGTAACCCGCTGAACGCCGGGCGTTTTGCTTACCTCTACGCCATCAACTTCGGCATTACCTACCCGCTAGGCCAGGATGGCACGCTGAACACGGGTGGTGCCCCAACCCGGTTGGCTAACCCCAATTTGCGCTGGGAAACCAACAACCAGACGAACATTGGCTTGGACTTGGGCTTCATGCAAAACCGCTTCGAAGCCAGCATCGACCTGTATAACCGTAGCTCGCCCAACCTGATTGCTCCGATTCCGGTGTCTTACGTGTCGGGTACCTACGAGTCTATCAACAGCAATGCAGCTTCGGCTTACAACCGCGGTATCGACTTCTCGCTGACCTCGCACAACGTGCAGGGCTCCGGCGACGCGTTGAGCTGGACGACCACGCTGAACCTATCAGCTTACAAAACCAAGCTGGAAAGCCTGGGCGCTGGCTTGCCGTACAACGGCCCTAATACGCTAAGTGGCTATGGTATAGTTCGTTATGATGTAGGCTATCCCTTCAACTCGTTCTATGGATTCGTGGCCGACGGCCTGTTCCAGACTGCCGACGAAGTAACGGCTGCTCCTAAGCAGCAGGCGGGTACCGCTCCTGGCGACATCCGCTTCAAAGACCTCAACGGCGACGGCGTCATCACGGCGGCCGACCGCAGGTTCATTGGCAATCCTAACCCCGACTTCACGTACGGCATCACCAATACCCTAGGGTATAAGGGCTTCGATCTGAGCTTCTTCATTCAGGGCTCGCAGGGCAATGAAATCTACAACCTGAATAAGTACCTCACGGAGAGCGCTTTATATGGCTCTTTCAGCGGCGGTACGCGGTTGCTGAACCGTTGGACCGGCCCTGGCACCAGCACCGACGTGCCTCGCGCCATCAACGGCGACCCGAACGGGAACCTGCGGACGTCGACGTACTTCATTGAAGACGGCTCTTACGTTCGCCTCAAAAACATCACCATCGGCTACACACTGCCCCGGAGCATCATGAGCCGTCTGTCGGCTACGCAGTTCCGCCTGTATGTTACGGCGCAAAACCTGGTGACGCTGACCAAATACAGCGGCTATGACCCCGAAGTGAGCTCCACAGGCATCGACCGGGGCATCTATCCGCAGTCGCGCACCCTGCTGGGCGGTGTAAGCATCGGTTTCTAA